ATCCGGTCGTGGTACGGGTAATCGGCGTAGGCGTACGGGAAGTTGTCGGAGGCGCCGACGATCAGGGAGCCCTCCGGGGCGTGCCCGGCGAGCCACTTCGCGGCCGCGGTCTCCGACGGGGTGAAGTAGTTGACGTTCTCCTTGCCGAAGTAGGCGAGGGAGAGCGCGGCGAACAGCGTCACGACGATGACGGGCACCGCCGCGGCCCGCAGGCGCCGCAGCGGGCGGCGCAGGCCGCGGCCGTGGGCGGTGGCCAGGAGCGGCGGCAGCAGCAGCGCGGCGGCGCCGAACGCGGTGGCGGGCAGCGCGAACAGATAGACCCGGAAGATCATTTCGCCGCCGTAGCTGTTGGCCACCGCCCAGGGCAGTGGGGCGATCGCCAGCAGCGGCAGGGCGGTGCGCCGCAACGAGGGCCGCACCAGGACCGCCAGGCCCGCGAAGAGGAAGACCACGGCGGACAGGATCCGGTCGGCCCAGGCCACCGCGACCTGGCCGGCGGTGGCGCCGGACAGCCCGAGCAGCCCGGACCCGGCGTTCGACTCCGGCTGGGTCAGGCCGGTCAGGATGCTGTGCAGATTCTGCTCCAGGTAGGGCCGGGCCACGGTCAGGTCCCACGCCGTGGTCAGCACCAGCGCGACCAGCAGCACCGGCACCACCACCGCGCGGTTGCGGCGGGGCAGGGCCAGCAGGACGAGCGAACCGGTCAGCAGCACCGGCGTCAGCGGGTGCGAGCAGACGATGGTGACCAGGGCGAGGACGAGCAGCACCCACCAGCCCGCACTCGGCCGTCTCGGCCTCGGCCGGCCCGGCCGGGGAAGCTTGCGGACGACGGCCGCGACGACGCACACGTACAGCAGGAAGGCGAACGCCTGCGGCGAGAAGTAGTCCTGGCCCACCCAAGAGCAGCTGAAGAACAGGAACACCCCGCCCCAGACCAGCCGCCGGCTGCGGGTGAAGGAGCGGTAGAGCACCAGCAGCGGGATCACCAGTGCCGCGTTGATCAGCAGCGGGGACCAGCTGGCGTAGGAGCCGGGGGAGCGCAGGCCCCAGTGCTGCACGAACAGGTCGTTCAGCCAGAAGAAGCCGGGCCAGCGGGCGTAGACGGCCAGCAGGCCGGCCTTGGTGGGCAGGGTGCCGCTGCTCAGCAGCACGTCCGTGACGGCCACGTGCTTCCAGGCCCAGGAGTACCGCAGTTCCGGATAGAGCGCGAGCGGGGTGGCGTGCAGGAAGGTGATCAGCGCCAGGACGTAGCCGGCGTAGTGGACGCCGCGGGTGCGGCGGTTGGTGAGCGCGGCGCAGACACCGAGGCCGAGCAGGCAGAGGCCGGCCCAGTAGGTGACCGGCAGGACGTGCACCAGGCCGAGGTCGCCCATCGCGCCGAGGTTCACCCCGCGCAGCGAGACCGCCCACAGGACCAGGGCGGCCGGCAGCGCGAGGACGGCCAGCGTGCGCAGCGCGGCCTTTCCCGGGCTCTGTGCCGCGAGGCTCCGGGCCCGCTCCACCGCCTGGTGCAGCCGGCCGACGGCGTAGCCCAGGACGGTGGCGGCCACGCCCGTGGCGAGTGCCGGGACCGTGCCCGTCGGCGCCGCGCCGCCGGGCCGCAGCCCTTCGGCGACGGCGGCCGGGAGGGTCCGGCGCAGATATGTGCGTTCGCTGGCGAGGGCCGGGCCGGAACCGGAGTGCCGGGCGACGGCCGCCTTGGAGAGGCCCTCCGCGTAGCAGCGCGCGCGGAAGTACTTGCGGGTGGTGCGGGCGGCCGGCACGTGGTGGCGGACCGCCGCGGACGGCTCGTACCGCAGTGTCGCGCCGGGATTGCGGGCCGCGATGCGCAGGCACAGTTCGGTCTCCTCGCAGCCCAGCGGGCGGGTGCCGATGCGGCCCAGGTCGGTGCGGAAGCCGCCGGCGGCCAGGATCTCGGCGCGCCGGAAGGACATGTTGGCGCCGATGAAGTTCCGTACCGGCGCGGGGTGTTCGGGCAGTCCGCGGTACGAGCAGCCGACCACCCAGTCGAACTCGCGCGGGAACCAGGCGGGGCGGCCGGTCTCCCACAGCGGGCGCACCAGACCGCCGACGCCGAGCACCCGCGAGTCCTGGTAGGCGGCGAGCAGCCGGGCGGTCCAGTCCGGGTCGGCCGCCGCGTCGTCGTCGAGGAAGGCGACGATGTCGCCGTGCGCGGCGCGCACCCCGGTGTTGCGTCCGCCGGAGAGGCCCTGTGCCTCGGCGTTGGGCAGGACCCGCACGCCGGGCAGGGCGTCCGAGGCCCGGCGGGCGAGCTCGGGGCAGTGGTCGACGACGAGGAGGATCTCGTCGGGGACGGGGTGCTGGTGCTGCACCGAGCGGACCGCGGCGATCAGTTGGTCCCAGCGGTCGAGGGTGTAGGCGCAGATGACGACCGACAGGCTCGGGGTGGCCGGGCCCGTCGTCGTGGTTCCGGCCGCCGCGGCGGAGCACTCGGTCGCCGCGGCGGGGCTCATGGGGGTCATCGTGATGGCGCGGCGCCAGGCGCCCAGGGCCGAGCGGACGGCCTGCCGCACGCCGTATCCGCCGGGAGGGAAGCCGAGGGCGTTCATCGCGAAGTCCTTGCGGGGGAGGGCAGCCAGCGCGGCAGCGTCAGCAGCAGCGGCAGCGCGAGCGCGCATTCGGCCAGCAGCCAGGCGGCGCCGACGCCGTTGAGGCCGAAGCGGGGGATCAGTCGGAGTGTCAGGACGAGCACCAGGGCGCACAGCGTCGCCTGGAGGGCCACGGCCCAGGCCAGCCGGCGGTGTGCCCTGGCCACGTCGATGGCCACGTTGAGCAGCAGGTTGGGCAGCGCGGACAGGGCCAGCAGGCGCAGCACCCCGGTGGCTTCGTGGGCGTACTCGGCGCCGAAGACCGACAGCAGCCAGGGCGCGACGACGAGGAGGAGGAGCACGGCGACGGTCAGCGGCGGGCCGGTGTGCCGCAGCACCCGGCGGCCCAGTTCGCTGATCCGTGCCGGATCATGGGCGGCTTCCACCAGCAGCGAGCTGCCCATGTTGTACGCGGCCTGGTACAGCGTGTACGCGATGACCCAGGACAGCGAGAAGTAGGCGTTGCGCGCACCGCCGAGGGTGTTGAGCACGATCAGCGGCACGATGTTGTAGGCGGCGAGCCGGCACAGGGCGCCGCTGTAGTCGGTGGCGGCGTAGCCCAGCAGCCTGGGCGGCATCCTGCCGTCGGCGTGCGCCCGTTGGTGGGCGGGGACCGCGCGCCGCAGCAGCACGTAGTTGGCGACGGTGAGCGAGACGGCCAGCGCCCCGGCCCAGGACAGCAGGATGCCGGAACCCAGGGCCCAGGCCGCGGCCAGCGCCAGTGCCAGCGTCTTGACGACCGCGAAGATCGCGTTCTCGCCCAGCACCCAGTTGGCCCGCCGCACGCCGGTCAGCGCCCCGTCCTGCACGATGAACCACGCGTAGCCGATGGTGCCCACGATGAAGAACGGAGCGACCAGGGAGCTGCGCAGGAAGCCGAGGCCGGGGGCGACGAGCGGGACCAGGGCGAGGAAGGCGGCGGCGCCCGCGCCGGCGCACAGCCCGGAGGCGGCGTAACTGCGCAGCAGCAGCCGCCTGGTGTGCCGGCCGGCCGACGGCGCGAACCGCATCAGCACGTCGGCGAGGTTGAGCTGCCCGATCCCGCCCAGCAGGGTGACCGCGGAGATCACCGCGTAGCTGCGGCCGACGGTCTCCGGGTGGTACCAGGACGTGGCGAGCACCCAGTACACCGCGCCGAGCCCCGCCGTCATCACCGAACTCGCCACCAGGACATGGCCGTTGCGCAGCAGCGGCTCGTACGAGAGCAGCGACCTGAGCCGGCGGCGCAGGACGACCGTGTAGGGCGCGGCGGGCAGCGTCGCGCTGCCCGAGGCGGCGGTCTGCGAGGCCATCACGTCACGCTCCGGGAGTGGCGGCGGGTGTCGTACACGCTGCGCAGGTAGCCGACGGGCCCGTAGAGCAGGCCGCGGAGTTCCAGCAGCGCGAGGTGGTCCGGCCACCGGCCGGGCGTGGCCGGCCGGGCGCGGGTCCTGGCCGCGGTGTACCGGATGCCGCCGGGCAGCCGGCGCAGCAGTGCGGGCAGCGCGGCGGGACGGTGCCGGATCGCGGCGGCCAGGAAGGCGCCGAAGCCGGCGCCGTAGCCGAACGCCTGGGCCGGCACGGCGTCGGCGTCGCGGCGGTGGCGGTGCCAGACGAGCGCGTCGGGCCGGTAGACGATGCGGTGCCCGGCGGCCAGCACGAGGAAGAAGGCCAGCAGGTCGTCGCCGCCGTACGCCGGGGTTCCGGTGCCCGTCGAGGGGTCGAAGCCGCCGAGCCCGCGCAGCACGTCGGTGCGGAAGGCCATGTTGGCGCCGGACCCGAACCGGCCGGCGGTGAACGGGAAGAGCGGGTCGGCGGGCGGCTCGGCGCTCGACCAGCTGCGCGGCGCGAACCCCTTGCCGAAGCCGCCGTGCCCCTCCAGCGCGGACTGCGCGGCGGTCTCCAGCTCGGCGGGCAGGATCAGCCCGGTGACGCAGCCGACCGCCGGGCCGCCGTCCGGGGCGGCACCGTCGTCGAAGGCGCGCTCCAGCGCGGCGATCCAGCCGGGGTCGGCCAGTGTGTCGTCGTCGGTGAAGGCGCAGATCCGCCCGCGGGCCGCGGTCAACCCGCGGTTGTGCGCCCGGGCCAGACCCGCCTTGGGTTCCCTCACATATCTGACCCGGGACGGGCGGTACGCGCGCACCAGCCGCTCGGCGGCGTCGTCGCGCGGCGCGTTGTCGACCACCACGATCTCGTACGAGGGGTGTGCGCTGCGCAGCAGGGCGTCCAGGCACTGGCGGAGCATCACCGGCCGGTTGTGGGTGGCGACGATGACGCTGACCGCGGGCCCGGGGCTCCGCCCAGGGGCCCGGACCGGCGGACCGGAACCGGGCCCTGGCGCCTCCCGGGCGTCTGTGGCGGCCAGTTGGCGATGTGCGGCGTCGGCCAGCGCGCGGTACAGGCCCGCGGTGTCTCCCGGGGCACCGGGGACGCTGACCATGCCGAGCGGGTGTCCGTGCAGCCGCACCAACGCCAACACGCGTCCGCCCGACGCGTCGGCAGCGGCGCCGCCGGGCGAGCGAAGCTCACCCGGCACCGCCAGGTCCAGCTCGACGACATGGGCGGGGGTGTAGAGCGAATCGCGGGCGGCAAGACCGGGGCAGGCCGCTGCGGGGCGTCGGCCGACGTCGTTCATCGCTTCCCCGCCCCCGCGGCTGCCGAGTGCCGGCCGCCCGGCCGCTCGGCGAGGAGGGTCTGCAGCACGCGCCGGCCGTCGGAGACGGCGTGCAGATGGGAGCGCCCGCTGCGGCGGGGAAGTTCCAGGCTCGGGACCTCGGCGATGCGAAGTCCCAGGCGCAGTGCGTGGGCGATCAGCTCCGCCTCGATCTCGAAGCCCGGGGCGTGCGGGTCGAGCTCGTCGAGGAAACTGCGGCGGAACGCGCAGAAGCCGTAGCACAGGTCGGTCAGGGTCGCGTGGTAGATCCGGTTGACGACGGTGAGCAGGGCCAGATTGCCCAGTGAGCGCACCGGGGTCAGGTCGAGCGAGCCGCCGCCGGCGATGAAGCGCGAGCCCTTGACGAAGTCGAAGCCGTTGTCGAGGAAGTGCACGTAGTGCGGGATCTCGCCCGGCCACATGCTGCCGTCGGCGTCCATCATGACCACGTAGTCGCAGGTCGCGGCCTCGAAGCCGGTGCGCAGCGCATCGCCCTTGCCGATGCCGGTCTGCTGGACAACGCGGACGGACGGCAGGCAGTGCGCCGCCATGCGGACGGTCGCGTCGTCGGAGGCGCCGTCGACCAGGAGCACCTCGTCGATGCTGGGCGGGATCTGTTCGAACACCCAGGGGACGTTGCGTGCTTCGTTGTGCGCGGGGATCACCAAACTGACGGAGTGTCGGACCGGCGGGACGTCGGTGGCGCGCCGGGCCGGCAGCGGGGCCGCGAAGCGGTCGCTGGCGCGGCGCAGCGGGCGGCCGCCGTCCATGGTGCGCTGGATGGT
The sequence above is a segment of the Streptomyces lydicus genome. Coding sequences within it:
- a CDS encoding glycosyltransferase family 2 protein produces the protein MSTTLPSGTIQRTMDGGRPLRRASDRFAAPLPARRATDVPPVRHSVSLVIPAHNEARNVPWVFEQIPPSIDEVLLVDGASDDATVRMAAHCLPSVRVVQQTGIGKGDALRTGFEAATCDYVVMMDADGSMWPGEIPHYVHFLDNGFDFVKGSRFIAGGGSLDLTPVRSLGNLALLTVVNRIYHATLTDLCYGFCAFRRSFLDELDPHAPGFEIEAELIAHALRLGLRIAEVPSLELPRRSGRSHLHAVSDGRRVLQTLLAERPGGRHSAAAGAGKR
- a CDS encoding lipopolysaccharide biosynthesis protein translates to MASQTAASGSATLPAAPYTVVLRRRLRSLLSYEPLLRNGHVLVASSVMTAGLGAVYWVLATSWYHPETVGRSYAVISAVTLLGGIGQLNLADVLMRFAPSAGRHTRRLLLRSYAASGLCAGAGAAAFLALVPLVAPGLGFLRSSLVAPFFIVGTIGYAWFIVQDGALTGVRRANWVLGENAIFAVVKTLALALAAAWALGSGILLSWAGALAVSLTVANYVLLRRAVPAHQRAHADGRMPPRLLGYAATDYSGALCRLAAYNIVPLIVLNTLGGARNAYFSLSWVIAYTLYQAAYNMGSSLLVEAAHDPARISELGRRVLRHTGPPLTVAVLLLLVVAPWLLSVFGAEYAHEATGVLRLLALSALPNLLLNVAIDVARAHRRLAWAVALQATLCALVLVLTLRLIPRFGLNGVGAAWLLAECALALPLLLTLPRWLPSPARTSR
- a CDS encoding glycosyltransferase family 2 protein, which codes for MNDVGRRPAAACPGLAARDSLYTPAHVVELDLAVPGELRSPGGAAADASGGRVLALVRLHGHPLGMVSVPGAPGDTAGLYRALADAAHRQLAATDAREAPGPGSGPPVRAPGRSPGPAVSVIVATHNRPVMLRQCLDALLRSAHPSYEIVVVDNAPRDDAAERLVRAYRPSRVRYVREPKAGLARAHNRGLTAARGRICAFTDDDTLADPGWIAALERAFDDGAAPDGGPAVGCVTGLILPAELETAAQSALEGHGGFGKGFAPRSWSSAEPPADPLFPFTAGRFGSGANMAFRTDVLRGLGGFDPSTGTGTPAYGGDDLLAFFLVLAAGHRIVYRPDALVWHRHRRDADAVPAQAFGYGAGFGAFLAAAIRHRPAALPALLRRLPGGIRYTAARTRARPATPGRWPDHLALLELRGLLYGPVGYLRSVYDTRRHSRSVT
- a CDS encoding glycosyltransferase family 2 protein gives rise to the protein MRARAAAAADAAALAALPRKDFAMNALGFPPGGYGVRQAVRSALGAWRRAITMTPMSPAAATECSAAAAGTTTTGPATPSLSVVICAYTLDRWDQLIAAVRSVQHQHPVPDEILLVVDHCPELARRASDALPGVRVLPNAEAQGLSGGRNTGVRAAHGDIVAFLDDDAAADPDWTARLLAAYQDSRVLGVGGLVRPLWETGRPAWFPREFDWVVGCSYRGLPEHPAPVRNFIGANMSFRRAEILAAGGFRTDLGRIGTRPLGCEETELCLRIAARNPGATLRYEPSAAVRHHVPAARTTRKYFRARCYAEGLSKAAVARHSGSGPALASERTYLRRTLPAAVAEGLRPGGAAPTGTVPALATGVAATVLGYAVGRLHQAVERARSLAAQSPGKAALRTLAVLALPAALVLWAVSLRGVNLGAMGDLGLVHVLPVTYWAGLCLLGLGVCAALTNRRTRGVHYAGYVLALITFLHATPLALYPELRYSWAWKHVAVTDVLLSSGTLPTKAGLLAVYARWPGFFWLNDLFVQHWGLRSPGSYASWSPLLINAALVIPLLVLYRSFTRSRRLVWGGVFLFFSCSWVGQDYFSPQAFAFLLYVCVVAAVVRKLPRPGRPRPRRPSAGWWVLLVLALVTIVCSHPLTPVLLTGSLVLLALPRRNRAVVVPVLLVALVLTTAWDLTVARPYLEQNLHSILTGLTQPESNAGSGLLGLSGATAGQVAVAWADRILSAVVFLFAGLAVLVRPSLRRTALPLLAIAPLPWAVANSYGGEMIFRVYLFALPATAFGAAALLLPPLLATAHGRGLRRPLRRLRAAAVPVIVVTLFAALSLAYFGKENVNYFTPSETAAAKWLAGHAPEGSLIVGASDNFPYAYADYPYHDRIWLSEAAPEDQRQVNRDPVSELRVLTGAGPPRPVYLVLNRAQEAQVLATGALPPGTLAHIRNALAHRRDFPVVHRTADAVVYRILPEGAPGGR